A single region of the Plantactinospora soyae genome encodes:
- a CDS encoding LOG family protein, protein MPTPPPADVLEPHDDTADEIESRAELDSHLRAGSLARLTVQGLRLDLDPVPDLESVDLTGTLFVGCRFASREIEAGLVRRGAHVVPAFTALPYPTHPPRLYTPDDLAAGFASDGFAGMYDAVVYDHFRLHGGALPEVREALAQRLHDHAIDNALADATRSWLARHGPGSMVGVMGGHAVPRGTAAYRLAATLGWELARAGRLVVTGGGPGVMEAANLGAYLSERSPADLSAAIDLLATAPDFSDHDPYTAAALGVRARFEPAVPHARTGEGAVDADPHGWARRGGLAIPTWLYGHEPANLFAGRIAKYFSNAIREDTILRLARGGIVFAAGRAGTVQEVFQAATKTFYGTDGASGPYVFLDSVFWTQTLPIEALLHPLLALSPAGDLAHLVHITDDVHEAVRLLTTGP, encoded by the coding sequence GCGGAACTCGACTCCCATCTCCGGGCCGGCAGCCTCGCCCGGCTGACCGTGCAGGGGCTGCGGCTGGATCTCGACCCGGTTCCGGACCTGGAGTCCGTCGACCTGACCGGCACCCTCTTCGTGGGCTGCCGGTTCGCGTCCCGGGAGATCGAGGCAGGTCTGGTACGCCGTGGCGCGCACGTCGTACCGGCGTTCACCGCGCTGCCGTACCCGACCCATCCGCCCCGGCTCTACACCCCGGACGACCTGGCCGCCGGCTTCGCGTCGGACGGGTTCGCCGGGATGTACGACGCCGTGGTCTACGACCACTTCCGGCTGCACGGCGGCGCGCTGCCGGAGGTACGCGAGGCGCTGGCCCAGCGGCTGCACGACCACGCCATCGACAACGCCCTGGCCGACGCCACCCGGTCCTGGCTGGCCCGGCACGGCCCCGGCTCGATGGTCGGGGTGATGGGTGGGCACGCCGTACCGCGTGGCACCGCCGCGTACCGGCTGGCCGCGACGCTGGGCTGGGAACTCGCCCGGGCCGGGCGGCTGGTGGTGACCGGTGGCGGGCCGGGGGTGATGGAGGCGGCGAATCTCGGCGCCTACCTGTCCGAGCGCTCGCCGGCCGACCTGAGCGCGGCAATCGACCTCCTCGCCACCGCTCCGGACTTCAGCGACCACGACCCGTACACGGCCGCCGCGCTCGGAGTCCGGGCCCGGTTCGAACCGGCGGTCCCGCACGCGCGGACCGGTGAGGGTGCGGTGGACGCCGACCCGCACGGCTGGGCCCGGCGTGGTGGCCTGGCCATCCCCACCTGGCTGTACGGGCACGAGCCGGCGAACCTGTTCGCGGGCCGGATCGCGAAGTACTTCTCCAACGCGATCCGCGAGGACACCATCCTGCGGCTGGCCCGGGGCGGGATCGTGTTCGCCGCCGGTCGGGCCGGCACCGTGCAGGAGGTGTTCCAGGCGGCGACCAAGACGTTCTACGGCACCGACGGCGCGAGCGGCCCGTACGTCTTCCTGGACAGCGTCTTCTGGACCCAGACCCTGCCGATCGAGGCGCTGCTGCATCCGTTGCTGGCCCTGTCGCCGGCCGGTGACCTGGCCCACCTCGTGCACATCACCGACGACGTGCACGAGGCGGTACGGCTGCTCACCACGGGCCCCTGA
- the fbaA gene encoding class II fructose-bisphosphate aldolase yields the protein MPIASPEVYAEMLDRAKAGRFAYPAINVTSSQTLNAALRGFADAESDGIIQVSTGGAEYLSGPSVKDMVSGAVAFAAYAREVAKNYGVNVALHTDHCPKNKLDGFVRPLMAISKDRVARGEEPLFQSHMWDGSAVPVKENLEIASQLLDDAAAGHIVLEIEVGVVGGEEDGVENAINDKLYTTVEDGLAMVEALGLGEKGRYMAALTFGNVHGVYKPGNVKLRPEILNEIQQAVGAKFGKDKPLSLVFHGGSGSLLEEIREALDYGVVKMNIDTDTQYAFSRPVADHMFRNYDGVLKVDGEVGNKKMYDPRVWGKAAEAGLSQRVVEACEHLRSTGTTLAK from the coding sequence ATGCCCATCGCCTCCCCCGAGGTCTACGCCGAGATGCTCGACCGCGCCAAGGCGGGCCGGTTCGCGTACCCCGCGATCAACGTGACCTCCTCGCAGACCCTGAACGCGGCCCTGCGCGGCTTCGCCGACGCGGAGAGCGACGGCATCATCCAGGTCTCCACCGGTGGTGCCGAGTACCTCTCCGGCCCCAGCGTCAAGGACATGGTCAGCGGCGCGGTCGCGTTCGCGGCGTACGCCCGCGAGGTCGCCAAGAACTATGGCGTCAACGTCGCGCTGCACACCGACCACTGCCCGAAGAACAAGTTGGACGGCTTCGTCCGCCCGCTGATGGCCATCTCCAAGGACCGGGTGGCCCGGGGCGAGGAGCCGCTGTTCCAGTCGCACATGTGGGACGGCTCGGCCGTACCGGTCAAGGAGAACCTGGAGATCGCCTCGCAGTTGCTCGACGACGCGGCGGCCGGGCACATCGTGCTGGAGATCGAGGTCGGGGTCGTCGGCGGCGAGGAGGACGGCGTCGAGAACGCGATCAACGACAAGCTCTACACCACGGTCGAGGACGGCCTGGCCATGGTCGAGGCGCTCGGCCTCGGCGAGAAGGGCCGCTACATGGCGGCGCTGACCTTCGGCAACGTGCACGGCGTCTACAAGCCCGGCAACGTGAAGCTGCGTCCGGAGATCCTCAACGAGATCCAGCAGGCGGTCGGCGCCAAGTTCGGCAAGGACAAGCCGCTCAGCCTGGTCTTCCACGGCGGCTCCGGCTCGCTGCTGGAGGAGATCCGTGAGGCGCTGGACTACGGCGTGGTGAAGATGAACATCGACACCGACACCCAGTACGCGTTCAGCCGCCCGGTCGCGGACCACATGTTCCGGAACTACGACGGCGTGCTGAAGGTCGACGGCGAGGTCGGCAACAAGAAGATGTACGACCCTCGGGTGTGGGGCAAGGCGGCCGAGGCCGGGCTGTCCCAGCGGGTCGTCGAGGCGTGTGAGCACCTCCGCTCCACCGGTACGACCCTGGCCAAGTAG
- a CDS encoding phage holin family protein, with product MSFLIRLLIGAVALWITSLAVPGIELTGRSALDDALTVLVVALIFGVVNAVVKPIIRVVGCAFYVLTLGLFALVVNALLFLLTDWIAHLFDLPFEIDGFWPAFWGAIVMAVVTWLIGVVVPDRSER from the coding sequence GTGAGTTTCCTGATCAGACTGCTGATCGGCGCGGTGGCGCTGTGGATCACCAGTCTGGCGGTGCCCGGCATTGAACTGACCGGCCGGTCCGCCCTGGACGACGCGCTGACGGTGCTCGTCGTGGCGTTGATCTTCGGTGTCGTCAACGCGGTCGTGAAGCCGATCATCCGGGTCGTCGGCTGCGCGTTCTACGTCCTCACCCTGGGGCTGTTCGCCCTGGTCGTCAACGCGCTGCTCTTCCTGCTCACGGACTGGATCGCGCACCTGTTCGACCTGCCGTTCGAGATCGACGGCTTCTGGCCGGCCTTCTGGGGCGCCATCGTGATGGCGGTGGTGACCTGGTTGATCGGCGTCGTCGTACCGGACCGGTCCGAGCGCTGA
- a CDS encoding glycosyltransferase family 4 protein codes for MLVDNGVNGDSRVQKQARSAADAGWDVTLLGRSPTGAPQSWRLGAALVRLLPMPEPLFRKRHQFRRAWLRWPLAYPPTGIAEHRAQQVAAWQADLRVRGALLDLDARSGRRPRPMAQRWRRIQLVLARLLGYWVWVRTKMHNRAQHARRYRNPWDRAYTWFWQSVHGDGAWRRLEPGLWDYELAYGPVLDELAPDLIHANDFRMLGVGARAAIRGRAAGRPVKLVWDAHEFLPGIRPWQPNIRWLPAHRAHEREYAPYADAVVTVSDALAELLRAEHHLAETPAVVLNAPAVEHDPGSPDQPVPDLRQLCGVGADVPLLVYSGSAAEPRGLRTMVDALPELPGVHVALVVNPALRYVEKLVAHVGRLGLTDRVHVLPYVEHWQVVPFLAAADVGVIPIHHWPNHEIALITKFFEYAHARLPVVVSDVRTMAETVRSTGQGEVFRAEDVADYVRAVRTVLADRERYRAAYDRPGLLAGWTWAAQAEILDAVYRRLLPDPAGPPDQTSGADRVPVSAVAGSTRVGQR; via the coding sequence ATGCTGGTCGACAACGGCGTGAACGGGGACTCCCGGGTACAGAAGCAGGCCCGTTCGGCGGCGGACGCCGGCTGGGACGTGACCCTGCTGGGCCGGTCGCCGACCGGAGCGCCGCAGAGCTGGCGACTCGGCGCGGCGCTGGTCCGGCTGCTCCCCATGCCGGAGCCGCTGTTCCGCAAGCGCCACCAGTTCCGGCGCGCCTGGCTGCGCTGGCCGCTGGCCTATCCGCCCACCGGGATCGCCGAACACCGGGCGCAGCAGGTGGCGGCCTGGCAGGCGGACCTGCGGGTCCGGGGCGCCCTGCTCGACCTCGACGCCCGGTCCGGCCGCCGCCCCCGGCCGATGGCGCAGCGGTGGCGACGGATCCAACTGGTGCTGGCCCGGCTGCTCGGCTACTGGGTCTGGGTCCGGACCAAGATGCACAACCGGGCCCAGCACGCCCGCCGGTACCGCAACCCGTGGGACCGGGCGTACACCTGGTTCTGGCAGTCGGTGCACGGCGACGGTGCCTGGCGTCGGCTCGAACCGGGGCTGTGGGACTACGAGCTGGCGTACGGGCCGGTCCTCGACGAGCTGGCCCCGGACCTGATCCACGCGAACGACTTCCGGATGCTCGGGGTGGGCGCCCGGGCCGCGATCCGGGGCCGCGCCGCGGGGCGGCCGGTCAAACTCGTCTGGGACGCGCACGAGTTCCTGCCCGGGATCCGCCCGTGGCAGCCGAACATCCGCTGGCTGCCCGCGCATCGGGCACACGAGCGCGAGTACGCCCCGTACGCCGATGCCGTGGTCACCGTCTCGGACGCCCTCGCCGAGCTACTGCGCGCCGAGCATCACCTCGCCGAGACCCCGGCCGTGGTGCTCAACGCCCCCGCCGTCGAGCACGATCCGGGGAGCCCGGACCAGCCCGTTCCGGACCTGCGCCAGCTCTGCGGGGTGGGTGCCGACGTTCCGCTGCTGGTCTACAGCGGCAGTGCCGCCGAGCCGCGTGGGCTCCGCACGATGGTCGACGCCCTGCCCGAGCTGCCCGGCGTGCACGTCGCCCTGGTGGTCAACCCCGCCCTGCGGTACGTCGAGAAGCTCGTCGCCCACGTCGGCCGGCTCGGCCTGACAGACAGGGTGCACGTGCTGCCGTACGTCGAACACTGGCAGGTGGTGCCGTTCCTGGCCGCCGCCGACGTCGGGGTGATCCCGATCCACCACTGGCCCAACCACGAGATCGCCCTGATCACGAAGTTCTTCGAGTACGCCCACGCCCGCCTGCCGGTGGTGGTCAGCGACGTACGGACCATGGCGGAGACGGTGCGGTCGACCGGCCAGGGGGAGGTGTTCCGGGCCGAGGACGTCGCCGACTACGTACGCGCGGTCCGGACCGTACTGGCCGACCGGGAGCGGTACCGGGCCGCCTACGACCGGCCGGGACTACTCGCCGGCTGGACCTGGGCGGCTCAGGCCGAGATCCTCGACGCCGTCTACCGCCGCCTGCTGCCCGATCCCGCAGGCCCGCCGGACCAGACGTCCGGAGCGGACCGGGTGCCGGTGTCGGCGGTGGCCGGGTCGACGCGGGTGGGTCAGCGGTAG
- a CDS encoding LCP family protein has product MSDDDGRVFEYSRGPDPVAVENELRATFARHEELTPDVGPLRTAIEVAATARRRRRRRSLQATGAALAMLGVLVLPTLGRGVGVPQIVDIAVPPLAVGTTVPAEPLNFLLLGVDGGDGRTNGHRADTVLIVHVPADRSRSYLVSLPRDLGVEVPGHGFGKLSSAFYLGSHRPGARPDLAAGAALTERTVADLSKVRFDATATLTYAGLRELTDAVGGVRVCLPEPVRSHHTARNFPAGCQELDGAGAQDLLRQRYKLKNGAHDRDRNGQRFAEALMHRVTDPATAMNPIRVTELVRAVGDNLVLDLDGMTPAELFSALRTVAAADAVGIGWTYHSARGPGGEYESLDQAEGRSLFDALRRDALDDWAGEHPTRVTR; this is encoded by the coding sequence ATGAGCGACGACGACGGGCGGGTGTTCGAGTACTCGCGTGGGCCGGACCCGGTAGCGGTCGAGAACGAGTTGCGGGCGACGTTCGCCCGGCACGAGGAGTTGACCCCGGACGTCGGGCCGCTGCGTACGGCGATCGAGGTCGCGGCGACGGCCCGGCGGCGGCGCCGGCGGCGTTCGTTGCAGGCGACCGGTGCCGCGCTGGCGATGCTGGGCGTACTCGTGCTGCCGACGCTGGGTCGGGGCGTGGGCGTACCGCAGATCGTGGACATCGCGGTGCCGCCGCTGGCGGTCGGAACGACCGTCCCCGCCGAGCCGCTGAACTTCCTGTTGCTCGGCGTCGACGGCGGGGACGGCCGGACCAACGGCCACCGCGCGGACACCGTGCTGATCGTGCACGTACCGGCGGACCGGAGCCGGTCCTATCTCGTCTCGTTGCCCCGTGACCTCGGCGTCGAGGTGCCCGGCCACGGTTTCGGCAAGCTGAGTTCCGCGTTCTACCTCGGCAGTCACCGGCCGGGCGCCCGGCCCGACCTGGCGGCCGGCGCGGCGCTCACCGAGCGGACCGTCGCCGACCTGTCCAAGGTGCGGTTCGACGCCACCGCCACGCTCACCTACGCCGGACTGCGGGAACTGACCGACGCCGTCGGCGGAGTACGGGTGTGCCTCCCGGAGCCGGTCCGGTCGCACCACACCGCCCGGAACTTCCCGGCCGGCTGCCAGGAACTCGACGGGGCCGGGGCGCAGGACCTGCTCCGTCAGCGGTACAAGCTGAAAAACGGGGCACACGACCGCGACCGCAACGGGCAGCGGTTCGCCGAGGCGCTGATGCACCGGGTCACCGATCCCGCGACCGCGATGAATCCGATCCGGGTCACCGAGCTGGTTCGGGCGGTCGGCGACAACCTCGTACTGGATCTCGACGGGATGACCCCGGCGGAGCTGTTCAGCGCGCTGCGGACGGTGGCCGCGGCGGACGCGGTGGGGATCGGCTGGACGTACCACTCCGCGCGTGGGCCCGGGGGCGAGTACGAGAGCCTGGACCAGGCGGAGGGCCGCAGTCTGTTCGACGCCCTCCGGCGGGACGCGCTGGACGACTGGGCCGGCGAGCATCCGACCCGGGTCACCCGGTGA
- a CDS encoding SigE family RNA polymerase sigma factor has product MTYEEFADSRLTALLRYAVMLTGDPHLAQDLVQETMVRVQLNWRRVVRADVPDRYVRRMLTNQYLDWQRGSWVRRVLLRADPDEAVVVHVDHAEATVDRDQVWTWLARLPRRQRAVLVLRYYEDLPDAEIAEVLGCAVGTVRSAISRALATLRAEFVEA; this is encoded by the coding sequence GTGACGTACGAGGAGTTCGCCGACTCCCGGCTCACCGCGCTGCTGCGCTATGCGGTGATGCTGACCGGTGATCCCCATCTCGCCCAGGACCTCGTTCAGGAGACGATGGTGCGGGTTCAGCTCAACTGGCGTCGGGTCGTCCGTGCCGACGTTCCCGACCGGTACGTCCGGCGGATGCTGACCAACCAGTACCTCGACTGGCAGCGGGGATCCTGGGTCCGGCGGGTGCTGCTGCGGGCGGACCCCGACGAGGCCGTGGTCGTACACGTCGACCACGCCGAGGCGACCGTGGACCGGGACCAGGTCTGGACCTGGCTGGCCCGGCTGCCGCGCAGGCAGCGGGCGGTGCTGGTGCTGCGGTACTACGAGGACCTGCCCGACGCCGAGATCGCGGAGGTACTCGGCTGTGCGGTCGGCACCGTCCGGTCGGCGATATCCCGGGCGCTTGCCACCCTTCGTGCCGAGTTCGTGGAGGCCTGA
- a CDS encoding 3' terminal RNA ribose 2'-O-methyltransferase Hen1 has product MLITVTTTHQPATDLGYLLVKHPDRMHSFTVPTGTAYVVYPEASAERCTAALLLDTDPLALSGGRRRGRPGRGAGTATPDDFTLGQYVNDRPYAASSLLSSALSIVFRSALRGASKDRPELAATPIPLELRVPALRCRGGAELAGRLFAPMGWTVNASAIPLDPEHPAWGDSRYVDLTLRGTLRLADALNHLYVLLPVLDDAKHYWVAPDEIDKLLRAGAGWLADHPERGLITRRYLAHRRALAGTALARLAELRLADEPAEVDSVVEVTDGGADEDAGMPGTVVRQPLAALRRAAVLEALRSSGATRVLDLGCGGGALLTDLVRDRRYTEIVGTDVSSRTLDLAQRRLRLDRLPTRQRDRIKLWQSALTYRDDRLRGFDAAVLMEVIEHLDPPRLPALEAAVFGHARPETVIVTTPNVEYNVRYPGLPAGTFRHRDHRFEWTRAEFADWAEGVAARHGYTVTISGVGDEDPEVGAATQLAAFTRSAPTAPPAPAAPVVGEES; this is encoded by the coding sequence GTGTTGATCACCGTGACCACCACCCACCAGCCGGCCACCGACCTGGGCTACCTGCTCGTCAAGCATCCGGACCGGATGCACTCGTTCACGGTGCCCACCGGTACGGCGTACGTGGTGTATCCGGAGGCCAGCGCCGAGCGGTGCACCGCCGCGCTGCTGCTCGACACCGATCCGCTGGCCCTGTCCGGTGGCCGCCGTCGGGGCAGGCCGGGCCGGGGTGCCGGCACCGCCACCCCCGACGACTTCACCCTCGGCCAGTACGTCAACGACCGCCCCTACGCCGCGTCGAGCCTGCTCTCCTCGGCACTGTCCATCGTGTTCCGTTCCGCACTGCGGGGTGCCTCGAAGGACCGTCCGGAGCTGGCCGCGACGCCGATCCCGCTGGAGCTGCGGGTGCCCGCGCTGCGCTGCCGGGGCGGGGCCGAGCTGGCCGGCCGGCTGTTCGCCCCGATGGGCTGGACGGTGAACGCCAGCGCAATCCCGCTCGATCCCGAGCATCCCGCCTGGGGCGACAGCCGATACGTCGACCTCACCCTTCGCGGAACGCTCCGGCTCGCCGACGCGCTGAACCACCTCTACGTCCTGCTGCCGGTGCTGGACGACGCCAAGCACTACTGGGTCGCGCCGGACGAGATCGACAAGCTGCTCCGGGCCGGCGCGGGATGGCTGGCCGACCATCCGGAGCGGGGCCTGATCACCCGGCGTTATCTGGCACACCGGCGGGCGCTGGCCGGAACCGCGCTGGCCCGGCTCGCCGAGTTGCGGCTGGCGGACGAGCCGGCCGAGGTGGACAGCGTCGTGGAAGTCACCGACGGCGGGGCCGACGAGGATGCCGGGATGCCGGGCACGGTTGTCCGGCAGCCGCTGGCGGCACTGCGCCGGGCCGCCGTACTGGAGGCGCTCCGCTCCAGCGGTGCCACCCGGGTTCTCGACCTCGGCTGCGGCGGCGGCGCGCTCCTGACCGACCTGGTCCGGGACCGCCGCTACACCGAGATCGTCGGCACCGACGTGTCGTCCCGGACCCTGGACCTCGCACAGCGGCGGCTGCGCCTCGACCGGCTGCCCACCCGGCAGCGCGACCGGATCAAGTTGTGGCAGTCCGCGCTGACGTACCGGGACGACCGGCTGCGCGGGTTCGACGCCGCCGTACTGATGGAGGTGATCGAGCATCTCGATCCACCTCGCCTGCCGGCGCTGGAGGCGGCCGTGTTCGGCCACGCCCGGCCGGAGACGGTGATCGTGACCACCCCGAACGTCGAGTACAACGTGCGTTATCCGGGCCTGCCCGCCGGCACCTTCCGGCACCGCGACCACCGCTTCGAGTGGACCCGGGCCGAGTTCGCCGACTGGGCCGAGGGCGTCGCGGCGAGGCACGGCTACACCGTGACGATCAGCGGTGTCGGTGACGAGGACCCCGAGGTGGGCGCCGCCACCCAACTCGCCGCCTTCACCCGGTCCGCCCCCACCGCACCGCCGGCACCAGCGGCACCGGTCGTGGGAGAGGAGAGCTGA